Proteins from one Thiomicrorhabdus sp. genomic window:
- the hslV gene encoding ATP-dependent protease subunit HslV yields MSFHGTTILCAKRNGQMVIGGDGQVTLGHVVMKGNARKVRRLYNGQVISGFAGATADAFTLFERFEGRLQTHNGQLMRAAVEMAKDWRTDRALRKLEAMMLVADQDNMLLISGTGDVIEPQDDFIAIGSGGNYAHAAAQALMSNTELSAREVVEKSLNIAADLCIYTNHNLTIEVLGDENE; encoded by the coding sequence ATGTCGTTTCACGGAACTACTATTTTATGTGCCAAACGTAACGGGCAAATGGTCATTGGCGGCGATGGTCAGGTGACTTTGGGGCATGTTGTTATGAAAGGCAATGCCCGCAAGGTTCGACGTCTTTATAACGGCCAGGTCATCTCCGGTTTTGCCGGGGCGACTGCGGATGCTTTTACTTTATTCGAGCGTTTTGAAGGGCGTTTGCAGACTCATAATGGTCAGTTAATGCGCGCGGCTGTCGAAATGGCCAAAGACTGGCGCACGGATCGTGCCTTGCGTAAGCTGGAAGCGATGATGCTGGTGGCGGATCAGGATAATATGCTGCTGATTTCCGGAACCGGTGATGTCATCGAACCTCAGGACGATTTCATTGCGATTGGCTCCGGAGGCAATTATGCGCACGCTGCGGCACAGGCTCTGATGAGCAATACCGAACTCAGTGCCAGAGAGGTGGTGGAAAAGTCATTGAATATTGCTGCCGATCTGTGTATCTATACAAATCACAATTTAACCATCGAAGTGTTGGGGGATGAAAATGAGTGA
- a CDS encoding tyrosine recombinase XerC, which produces MLLREAFLRELKLQNRSQHTIDSYQRDLIAFAGFYLQRGGDERGNAEAFDQWSDVDAAAIRDFVAERMTQGISARTLSRQLSALRSLFDFLLEMERISLNPARGIRAPKQPKPLPKSLDVDWTQQLLDQPLRGWMDVRDQAIFELLYSAGLRVAECAELDLKPGLAELGDGWVRVLGKGQKVRLAPVGSKALLALKNWLDIRQEHAAENEAAVFVGRGGKRLGIRSIQQRLDRRALMAGLPTKMSPHRFRHACATHVLESSGDLRGVQEMLGHANLSTTQIYTKLDMQHLAKVYDQAHPRAKKPR; this is translated from the coding sequence ATGTTACTGCGGGAAGCGTTTTTGCGGGAACTGAAGTTACAGAATCGCTCGCAACATACGATCGACAGTTATCAGCGGGACTTGATCGCGTTTGCTGGATTTTATCTGCAACGCGGTGGCGATGAGCGGGGAAATGCTGAAGCGTTCGATCAATGGAGTGATGTCGACGCCGCCGCGATTCGCGATTTTGTCGCCGAGAGGATGACGCAGGGAATCAGCGCGCGTACTTTGAGCAGACAGCTTTCCGCCCTGCGCAGTTTGTTTGATTTTTTGCTGGAAATGGAACGTATTTCTCTCAATCCGGCTCGGGGTATTCGTGCGCCGAAGCAGCCGAAGCCATTGCCGAAAAGTCTGGATGTGGATTGGACGCAGCAGTTGCTTGATCAGCCGTTACGCGGCTGGATGGATGTTCGCGATCAGGCGATTTTTGAACTGTTGTATTCGGCGGGTTTACGTGTTGCAGAGTGTGCCGAACTGGATTTGAAACCGGGGTTGGCCGAATTGGGTGACGGTTGGGTGCGCGTTCTTGGAAAAGGGCAGAAGGTGCGATTGGCACCTGTTGGCAGTAAGGCTTTGCTGGCGTTGAAAAACTGGCTCGATATCCGCCAGGAGCATGCGGCTGAAAATGAAGCGGCAGTGTTTGTCGGGCGGGGCGGTAAACGTTTGGGAATTCGCTCAATTCAGCAACGTCTGGATCGTCGGGCGTTGATGGCCGGTCTGCCGACGAAGATGTCGCCGCACCGTTTTCGTCATGCGTGCGCAACGCATGTGCTGGAATCGAGCGGCGATTTGAGAGGGGTTCAGGAGATGCTGGGGCATGCCAATTTGTCGACCACACAGATTTACACGAAATTGGATATGCAGCATCTGGCAAAGGTATACGATCAGGCGCATCCACGCGCCAAGAAACCACGTTGA
- a CDS encoding DUF971 domain-containing protein, with the protein MPHPLTIKLHQKSRKLEIGFDDGKTFQLPCEYLRVYSQSAEVTGHGPGQETLQLDKQDVNIAEISPVGNYGIKLHFDDGHDTGIYTWQRLYELGDKQHSYWMDYLRRVMRAGHKHPDLDALKQAPHNE; encoded by the coding sequence ATGCCTCACCCTTTGACGATCAAGCTGCATCAGAAATCGCGCAAACTGGAAATCGGCTTTGACGACGGCAAAACTTTCCAACTGCCGTGCGAATACCTTCGAGTCTATTCGCAATCGGCAGAAGTGACCGGCCACGGGCCGGGACAGGAAACATTGCAACTCGACAAACAGGACGTCAATATTGCGGAAATTTCCCCTGTCGGCAACTATGGCATAAAATTACACTTTGACGACGGACACGACACCGGCATTTACACTTGGCAACGTCTATACGAACTTGGCGACAAACAACACAGTTACTGGATGGACTATCTGCGCCGGGTCATGCGTGCCGGGCACAAACACCCGGATCTGGATGCGCTCAAACAGGCGCCCCACAACGAATAG
- a CDS encoding YqhA family protein produces the protein MSEPKTEPGKEIVEAGSQSMTERSFEFFLWNSRFVVLVAVVASLVTAFAIFYTTSVDVFYTISHLSHYHELDDEGRALLKAQTVAHVVGSVDGFLLGAILLIFSLGLYELFISKIDIAGTKHGASNILFINSLDDLKDRLAKVIVLILIVMFFEQAIFLKPSQPLELLYYALAIMMVSLALYLSHKAYQH, from the coding sequence ATGAGTGAGCCGAAAACCGAACCGGGAAAAGAGATTGTGGAAGCCGGTTCCCAAAGCATGACCGAACGGTCGTTTGAATTTTTTTTGTGGAACAGCCGTTTCGTTGTTCTGGTCGCGGTTGTTGCCAGCCTGGTCACGGCGTTTGCGATTTTCTATACCACCTCAGTGGACGTTTTCTATACGATTTCGCACTTGAGTCATTATCACGAGCTGGATGATGAGGGGCGTGCGTTATTGAAGGCGCAAACGGTGGCGCATGTTGTCGGCTCGGTAGACGGTTTTCTGCTGGGAGCGATTCTGTTGATTTTCTCTTTGGGTCTGTATGAGTTGTTTATCTCTAAAATCGACATTGCCGGCACTAAGCACGGAGCGAGTAATATCTTGTTTATTAACTCGCTGGACGATTTGAAAGATCGTTTGGCTAAGGTAATCGTATTAATTCTGATCGTAATGTTTTTTGAGCAGGCGATTTTCCTGAAACCGAGCCAACCGTTGGAGCTGCTGTATTACGCTCTGGCGATTATGATGGTCTCTCTAGCGCTTTATCTATCTCATAAAGCGTATCAGCATTAA
- the ubiE gene encoding bifunctional demethylmenaquinone methyltransferase/2-methoxy-6-polyprenyl-1,4-benzoquinol methylase UbiE gives MNQSKKTIDFGFTEVPLEEKVKRVKGVFDSVAGNYDIMNDVMSMGIHRLWKRHTIELSGVRPGHKVLDLAGGTGDLTKAFAKRVGSQGQVVLADINESMVRVGRDRMINEGLIGNIDYTITNAEALAFPDNSFDLATIAFGLRNVTNKDKALAELYRVLKPGGQLMILEFSKVTNPALSKLYDFYSFNVLPKMGKVIADDEDSYQYLAESIRMHPDQETLKQMMLDAGFDKAEYLNMSQGIVALHRGWKY, from the coding sequence ATGAACCAGTCAAAAAAAACCATTGATTTCGGATTCACCGAAGTCCCGCTGGAAGAGAAGGTCAAACGCGTCAAAGGCGTATTCGATTCGGTCGCCGGTAACTACGACATTATGAACGATGTCATGTCAATGGGCATCCATCGCCTGTGGAAACGCCATACCATCGAACTGAGCGGAGTTCGCCCCGGCCACAAAGTGCTGGATCTGGCCGGCGGAACCGGCGACTTAACCAAAGCGTTTGCCAAACGTGTCGGTAGCCAAGGTCAGGTTGTACTGGCCGACATCAACGAAAGCATGGTGCGCGTTGGACGTGATCGCATGATCAACGAAGGTTTGATCGGCAATATCGACTACACCATCACCAATGCCGAAGCTCTGGCCTTCCCCGACAACAGTTTCGACCTGGCAACCATTGCCTTCGGTCTGCGCAACGTCACCAATAAGGATAAAGCCCTTGCTGAACTGTATCGTGTTCTGAAACCGGGCGGACAACTGATGATTCTGGAATTTTCCAAAGTCACAAATCCGGCGCTTTCCAAACTCTACGATTTCTACTCCTTCAATGTACTGCCGAAAATGGGCAAGGTCATCGCGGATGACGAAGACAGTTATCAATATCTGGCCGAATCGATCCGTATGCATCCGGATCAGGAAACCCTGAAGCAAATGATGCTGGACGCTGGTTTCGACAAAGCGGAATATCTCAATATGAGCCAGGGCATTGTTGCATTGCACCGCGGCTGGAAATACTGA
- a CDS encoding SCP2 sterol-binding domain-containing protein: MATIEMLRSAVNGAIETLVNRLLTMEENADLNLQPLRNKVVSLHIRPLQSPLYLLFGDQSVVLQQHIHGEADAEVQCELQDLLQRDATRLHETCRQSGDSETAEAFLNLLAQIEFDWEEHLSHYTGDLIAFKIGHGIRSLQNGQRKRRQDFEQTLKEYLQFEINLLPTASQIRNWSAKVDETSKRIEALEQRIDARQTATESSPPTGQ, encoded by the coding sequence ATGGCGACAATCGAAATGCTCCGAAGTGCCGTGAACGGTGCCATTGAAACCCTGGTCAACCGTCTGCTGACAATGGAAGAAAACGCCGACCTCAACCTGCAGCCCCTGCGGAACAAAGTCGTTTCTCTGCACATTCGCCCGCTTCAATCCCCCCTGTACCTGCTATTTGGCGATCAATCCGTGGTCTTGCAACAGCATATCCATGGAGAAGCCGACGCTGAGGTGCAATGCGAACTGCAAGACCTCCTGCAACGTGATGCAACCCGTCTGCATGAAACGTGCCGTCAATCCGGTGACAGTGAAACCGCCGAAGCCTTCCTGAACCTGCTCGCTCAAATCGAATTTGACTGGGAAGAACACCTATCGCATTACACCGGAGATCTGATTGCCTTTAAAATCGGACACGGCATCCGCAGCCTCCAGAACGGCCAGCGCAAGCGCCGACAGGATTTCGAACAGACACTCAAAGAGTATCTGCAGTTTGAAATCAACCTTCTGCCGACCGCATCGCAAATTCGCAACTGGTCTGCGAAAGTCGACGAAACCTCTAAACGCATTGAGGCTCTGGAACAGCGTATCGATGCCCGGCAGACCGCTACCGAATCGTCCCCTCCGACCGGACAATAA
- the dapF gene encoding diaminopimelate epimerase encodes MTLKFTKMHGLGNDFMVVDATDKPFAFEAEQIQRWADRNFGIGFDQLLVVESPTRDGVEFRYRIFNADGSEVQQCGNGARCFARFVFDKGLTDNKEIVVETASGIIVLYIEDNGWVRVNMGEPNFEPDSLPFTQLQQEKYPLQTPLGEIEIGAVSMGNPHAVLLVEDVDQAPVETIGPFLESHPLFPERVNVGFAEKVDRRHVRLRVYERGAAETLACGTGACAAMAVLHRWQLVDDDVLISLPGGELQIRWSGSGEPLWMSGPAETVFEGEVNL; translated from the coding sequence ATGACATTGAAATTTACCAAAATGCATGGCTTGGGAAACGATTTTATGGTCGTGGACGCAACCGATAAACCATTTGCTTTCGAGGCGGAGCAGATTCAGCGCTGGGCCGACCGTAATTTCGGAATCGGTTTTGACCAGTTGCTGGTGGTTGAATCCCCAACACGGGATGGCGTCGAGTTTCGCTATCGTATTTTCAATGCCGACGGTTCGGAAGTGCAGCAATGCGGAAACGGCGCGCGTTGTTTTGCGCGTTTTGTGTTCGATAAGGGGCTGACCGACAATAAAGAAATTGTGGTCGAAACGGCTTCCGGAATCATTGTTCTGTATATAGAAGATAACGGCTGGGTTAGAGTCAATATGGGGGAACCGAACTTTGAGCCTGATTCTTTGCCGTTCACGCAGTTGCAGCAGGAGAAATATCCGCTGCAAACACCGCTCGGCGAAATTGAAATCGGCGCGGTTTCCATGGGAAATCCGCATGCGGTTCTGTTGGTGGAAGACGTGGATCAGGCTCCGGTTGAGACAATCGGCCCGTTTCTGGAATCGCATCCGCTGTTCCCGGAGAGAGTGAATGTCGGTTTCGCCGAAAAAGTTGATCGTCGGCATGTACGTCTGCGTGTTTACGAACGTGGAGCTGCAGAGACCTTGGCGTGTGGCACCGGAGCTTGTGCTGCCATGGCGGTGCTTCATCGCTGGCAGCTGGTTGACGACGATGTACTGATTTCTCTGCCTGGCGGAGAGCTGCAGATTCGCTGGAGCGGGTCTGGAGAACCTTTATGGATGAGCGGCCCGGCAGAAACAGTATTCGAAGGTGAAGTGAATCTATGA
- a CDS encoding thioredoxin fold domain-containing protein has translation MHKLIGFIAFWMLSSQTFAGAILPLAVDLQKTAKTAEANNVPIVIFATATWCNYCRKLEENILYPLLETTSIEKYAEFRQLILDKDHWQMKNFDGSKIEMKTLGPKLGVKVAPTTMFFNSKGEMIAEPIIGLTLEEFYPGNLEKGLNQALKALNNPKRIDIYKMVEDSSVDYQFRANQ, from the coding sequence ATGCATAAACTCATCGGATTCATCGCTTTCTGGATGCTCTCGTCGCAGACATTCGCCGGCGCAATCCTCCCTCTTGCAGTTGATCTGCAAAAAACCGCTAAAACGGCCGAAGCCAATAATGTTCCGATCGTCATTTTCGCTACCGCTACCTGGTGCAACTACTGCCGTAAATTGGAAGAGAACATTCTTTACCCTTTGCTGGAAACGACCTCGATCGAAAAATATGCGGAATTCCGTCAGTTGATTCTCGATAAGGATCACTGGCAGATGAAGAACTTCGACGGCAGCAAAATCGAAATGAAAACCCTCGGCCCGAAACTCGGGGTAAAAGTTGCGCCAACCACGATGTTTTTTAATTCAAAGGGCGAAATGATTGCTGAACCGATCATCGGACTGACACTGGAAGAATTCTATCCGGGGAATCTGGAGAAGGGGCTGAATCAAGCCTTGAAAGCCTTGAACAATCCGAAGCGGATCGATATTTATAAAATGGTGGAAGACAGCAGCGTCGATTATCAATTCCGCGCGAATCAATAG
- a CDS encoding DUF484 family protein: protein MSEAVLSERQIADYLSRNPQFFHTYPELLNDLSIPHPQSGNQISLVERQITQLRHQRDSLKGEVDSMMSIAGENSALFQKVLLFTNRLMAAQSESEAVEVIYREMKALFEVDSIHLVSWELPQKSIDGLSQLGVSQTWVKALKSTLEVGQPVCGLLEDEWRKGLFREDVPIDSICLLPLGQKRVWGALALGSVTDRFNPELGTYFLGVMAELITSRFRHLFER from the coding sequence ATGAGCGAAGCGGTTTTGAGTGAACGACAAATTGCCGATTACCTGAGCCGTAATCCGCAGTTTTTCCATACGTATCCTGAATTGTTAAATGATTTGAGTATTCCGCACCCACAGAGTGGCAATCAGATTTCACTGGTGGAACGGCAGATCACTCAGCTGCGCCATCAACGCGATTCGTTGAAGGGTGAGGTTGACAGTATGATGAGCATTGCCGGCGAGAACAGCGCGCTGTTCCAGAAGGTTTTGCTGTTTACCAACCGTTTGATGGCCGCGCAGAGCGAGTCGGAAGCGGTAGAAGTCATTTATCGGGAAATGAAAGCCTTGTTTGAAGTGGATTCGATTCATCTGGTTTCCTGGGAGCTGCCGCAAAAAAGCATTGACGGCCTCTCTCAACTGGGGGTGAGCCAAACCTGGGTCAAGGCTCTGAAAAGTACCTTGGAAGTCGGTCAACCGGTATGCGGTTTGCTGGAAGATGAGTGGCGCAAGGGCTTGTTTCGCGAAGATGTGCCTATCGATTCCATCTGTTTGTTGCCCTTGGGACAAAAGCGCGTCTGGGGTGCTCTGGCGCTGGGTAGCGTGACCGATCGGTTCAATCCGGAACTGGGGACCTATTTTCTTGGTGTGATGGCGGAGTTGATCACTTCCCGTTTCCGTCATCTCTTTGAAAGGTAA
- the ubiB gene encoding ubiquinone biosynthesis regulatory protein kinase UbiB, translating into MKALKQFLRLIKINRVLTYYQIDSMVLTDSKFAWLVWFNRLFPWNWRHSSAAERGERIRLALEELGPIFIKLGQALSTRKDLLPYDIAVELAKLQDDCPPFDEKHSVELIENALKQPVGEAFAEFDPVPMASASIAQVHAARLHSGTEVVVKVVRPDIKPVIEQDVAIMFLLAKLFEKAVKIAKRLHPVEVVAEFEKTILDELDMIREAANAAQLKRNFADSDLLYVPEIYWSHTAENIMTMERIYGIRISETDKLIDAGIDLTDLSAKGVIIFFTQVFKHNFFHADMHPGNIFVLPDGRYAAIDFGIMGTLTPEDQRYLAENFLAFFNRDYLRVSELHIESEWVPKDTRVNELESAIRSVCEPIWDRPLKEISFGLVLMRLFQTARRFGMEVQPQLVLLQKTLLNIEGLGRQLDDELDLWDTAKPFLENWMQDRVGPKGLLKNIKNNLPFWMEQAPEIPGLLHGTLQKLSHQGLNVQSEQLQRLQQQIEQQNRQQRNRALAVVVALLGLLAYNQFNSEYQLYSFLLWGLSIGLILKK; encoded by the coding sequence ATGAAAGCACTCAAGCAATTCCTCCGCCTGATTAAAATCAACCGGGTTTTAACCTACTACCAGATTGACAGCATGGTCCTGACCGATAGCAAATTTGCCTGGCTGGTCTGGTTCAATCGCCTTTTCCCGTGGAACTGGCGCCATTCATCTGCCGCCGAACGCGGCGAGCGTATCCGGCTGGCCTTGGAAGAACTGGGCCCTATTTTCATAAAACTCGGTCAGGCGCTATCGACCCGCAAAGACCTGCTTCCCTATGATATTGCCGTCGAGTTGGCCAAACTGCAGGACGACTGTCCGCCGTTTGACGAGAAACACTCCGTCGAACTCATTGAAAACGCTTTGAAACAACCGGTCGGCGAGGCGTTTGCCGAGTTTGATCCGGTTCCTATGGCTTCCGCATCCATCGCTCAGGTACACGCCGCCCGTCTGCACAGCGGCACGGAAGTTGTGGTCAAGGTCGTCCGCCCGGACATCAAGCCGGTCATCGAACAAGACGTCGCCATCATGTTCTTGCTGGCCAAGCTATTCGAAAAGGCGGTCAAAATCGCCAAGCGTCTGCATCCGGTCGAAGTGGTCGCCGAATTCGAAAAAACCATCCTTGACGAACTGGATATGATTCGCGAAGCGGCCAATGCCGCCCAGTTAAAACGCAACTTTGCCGATTCCGATCTCCTGTACGTCCCGGAAATCTACTGGTCACACACCGCCGAGAACATCATGACGATGGAACGTATCTACGGCATCCGCATCAGCGAAACAGATAAACTGATTGACGCCGGCATCGATTTGACCGACCTGTCGGCAAAAGGCGTCATCATCTTTTTCACCCAGGTATTCAAACACAACTTTTTCCACGCTGATATGCACCCCGGAAATATTTTTGTTCTCCCTGACGGGCGCTACGCCGCCATCGATTTCGGTATCATGGGCACTCTGACTCCGGAAGACCAGCGCTATCTGGCCGAAAACTTTCTAGCCTTCTTCAACCGTGATTATCTGCGGGTTTCCGAGCTGCACATCGAATCGGAATGGGTGCCGAAAGACACCCGGGTCAATGAACTCGAATCAGCGATTCGTTCGGTATGCGAACCGATCTGGGATCGCCCTTTGAAAGAAATTTCCTTCGGACTGGTTCTAATGCGTCTGTTCCAAACGGCACGACGCTTCGGAATGGAAGTACAGCCTCAACTGGTTCTTCTACAAAAAACCCTGCTGAACATAGAAGGACTGGGACGCCAGCTTGACGACGAACTTGATCTCTGGGATACCGCCAAACCTTTCCTGGAAAACTGGATGCAAGATCGGGTCGGCCCCAAAGGCCTGCTTAAAAACATCAAGAACAACCTGCCGTTCTGGATGGAACAGGCTCCTGAAATTCCCGGGCTTTTGCACGGTACCCTGCAAAAACTCTCTCATCAGGGACTAAATGTTCAATCCGAACAGCTGCAACGTTTGCAACAGCAGATCGAACAGCAGAATAGACAACAACGTAACCGTGCGCTCGCCGTGGTCGTTGCTCTGCTCGGCCTGCTTGCCTACAACCAGTTCAACAGTGAATACCAACTGTATTCTTTTCTACTTTGGGGGCTGTCGATTGGCCTGATTCTGAAGAAATAA
- the hslU gene encoding ATP-dependent protease ATPase subunit HslU — translation MMTPKEIVHSLDAHIVGQADAKRAVAIALRNRWRRSQLPTELRNEVTPKNILMIGPTGVGKTEIARRLAKLANAPFLKIEATKFTEVGYVGRDVDSIIRDLAENAVKMTREQAVQQVRRQAEDKAEERILDILLPPVRGREEESHEQMADTRQKFRKRLREGQLDDKEIELDLSAAAPNVEIMGPSGMEEMTQQLQSMFEGLGQQRKERRKLPIKKALKALTDEEAQRLVNEEEIKSRAIESVEQHGIVFIDEIDKVAKRQEASGGDVSREGVQRDLLPLIEGSTVSTKFGMIKTDHILFIASGAFHLSKPSDLIPELQGRLPIRVELQSLNVQDFMRILTEPKASLTRQAIELLKTEGIELSFTEAGIRRLAEIAYQVNEGTENIGARRLHTVLERLLEEVSFDAPENPGSQVEITEDFVNERLGELAVNQDLSQYIL, via the coding sequence ATGATGACACCTAAAGAGATCGTGCATAGTTTAGATGCCCACATTGTCGGACAGGCCGATGCCAAACGTGCGGTCGCCATTGCTCTGCGTAACCGCTGGCGCCGCAGTCAATTGCCAACGGAATTGAGAAACGAAGTCACGCCGAAGAACATTTTAATGATCGGTCCGACCGGGGTCGGTAAAACCGAAATCGCCCGTCGCCTGGCCAAATTGGCAAACGCACCCTTTCTGAAAATCGAAGCCACCAAATTTACCGAAGTCGGTTATGTCGGTCGCGATGTCGATTCAATCATCCGTGATCTGGCGGAGAACGCCGTCAAAATGACCCGTGAGCAAGCGGTACAGCAAGTTCGCCGCCAGGCCGAAGACAAGGCGGAAGAACGCATACTGGATATTCTGCTCCCGCCGGTTCGCGGCAGAGAAGAAGAAAGCCACGAACAGATGGCCGATACCCGGCAGAAATTCCGCAAGCGCCTGCGAGAAGGCCAGCTGGACGACAAAGAAATCGAACTGGACTTAAGCGCTGCCGCACCGAATGTCGAAATCATGGGACCTTCCGGAATGGAGGAGATGACTCAGCAACTGCAAAGCATGTTTGAAGGCCTTGGCCAGCAACGCAAAGAGCGTCGCAAGCTGCCGATCAAAAAAGCCCTCAAAGCCTTGACCGACGAAGAAGCCCAGCGACTGGTCAACGAAGAAGAAATCAAATCGCGCGCAATCGAAAGCGTCGAACAGCACGGCATTGTCTTCATCGATGAAATTGATAAGGTTGCAAAACGTCAGGAAGCTTCCGGCGGCGACGTTTCGCGCGAAGGTGTTCAGCGTGATCTGTTGCCGTTGATCGAAGGTAGTACGGTTTCGACCAAATTCGGCATGATTAAAACCGATCATATCCTGTTTATCGCTTCCGGAGCCTTCCACCTGTCGAAACCTTCCGACCTGATTCCGGAATTGCAGGGTCGACTGCCGATTCGCGTCGAACTGCAATCACTCAACGTTCAGGACTTCATGCGCATTCTGACCGAGCCGAAAGCGTCTCTGACCAGACAGGCAATCGAACTGCTGAAAACCGAAGGGATTGAACTGAGCTTCACCGAAGCCGGTATCCGCCGTTTGGCCGAGATCGCTTATCAGGTCAACGAAGGAACGGAAAACATCGGCGCCCGCCGTTTGCACACTGTGCTTGAACGTTTGCTGGAAGAAGTGTCTTTCGATGCTCCCGAAAACCCGGGAAGTCAGGTTGAAATCACCGAAGACTTCGTCAACGAACGACTTGGCGAACTGGCGGTCAACCAAGATCTGTCGCAATACATTCTGTAA